The following are encoded together in the Salvia hispanica cultivar TCC Black 2014 chromosome 6, UniMelb_Shisp_WGS_1.0, whole genome shotgun sequence genome:
- the LOC125192040 gene encoding uncharacterized protein LOC125192040 — protein sequence MASKLLLIVVFIFDLIAFGLAVAAEQRRSTGTTRNDDEDNYQYCVYSSDIATGYGVGAFLLLMASQVIIMAASRCFCCGNPLKPGGSRACAVLLFILCWVTFLIAEACLLAGSVRNAYHTKYRKFFFDKEPSCETVRKGVFAAGAAFTLFTAIVSEFYYVCYSKSRGSFRAHGGDASVGMAAFK from the exons ATGGCTTCCAAACTCTTACTCATCGTTGTCTTCATTTTCGATCTCATAGCTTTCGGTTTAGCAGTTGCTGCTGAGCAGAGAAGAAGCACG GGCACAACGAGGAATGATGATGAGGACAACTATCAATACTGTGTTTATAGCTCGGACATTGCTACTGGTTATGGTGTTGGTGCATTTCTGTTACTGATGGCAAGTCAAGTGATTATAATGGCTGCAAGTAGATGCTTCTGCTGTGGGAATCCGTTGAAACCTGGAGGTTCGAGGGCTTGTGCTGTTCTTCTTTTCATCTTATGCTG GGTTACCTTCCTCATTGCTGAGGCTTGCCTGCTGGCTGGTTCCGTGAGGAACGCTTACCACACCAAGTACAGGAAATTTTTCTTCGATAAAGAGCCCTCTTGCGAGACTGTGAGGAAGGGAGTTTTCGCGGCAGGAGCAGCTTTCACTTTATTTACCGCCATTGTCTCTGAATTTTACTATGTTTGCTATTCCAAGTCGAGGGGAAGTTTCAGGGCTCACGGAGGAGACGCCTCGGTCGGCATGGCAGCCTTTAAGTGA
- the LOC125195037 gene encoding uncharacterized protein LOC125195037 → MDMHERVYGFPGILGSLDCMHLEWKNCPTVWRVQFTGGYKGSHPTLVLEAIADHRFWIWHAYFSVAGSNNDIKVFSTSYLFTEQSNSNGQTIEFAANRRQHHIWYYLVDDIYPRWLIFLKTISCPMDRKIAVFAHCKRPCARMWRGHFVFSKRAGQ, encoded by the coding sequence ATGGACATGCACGAGAGGGTGTACGGCTTTCCTGGAATACTAGGGAGcttagattgtatgcatttggagtggaagaattgtccaaCGGTGTGGAGAGTGCAATTTACTGGTGGATACAAGGGCAGCCACCCGACGTTGGTCCTCGAAGCCATCGCTGACCATCGGTtctggatctggcatgctTACTTCAGTGTGGCGGgatcgaacaacgacatcaaagTCTTTAGCACATCGTATCTCTTCACCGAGCAAAGCAATAGCAACGGCCAGACCATCGAGTTCGCTGCAAACAGGCGCCAGCATCATATATGGTACTACTTGGTCGATGACATATACCCGAGGTGGCTAATTTTTCTGAAGACAATCAGCTGCCCAATGGATCGGAAGATTGCTGTATTTGCGCACTGCAAGAGGCCAtgcgcaaggatgtggagggGGCATTTCGTGTTCTCCAAGCGCGCTGGGCAATAG